A genomic window from Acidobacteriota bacterium includes:
- a CDS encoding ATP-binding protein → MSDPEPRRRRLKYERRILLMTMAGGAPSVAVAVLLMWSAGASARVIVTAALALGLCWIGCAFAVRRAVVFPLQTLANLLAGLREGDASHRARGAEAGDALGEVMIEANGLSAVIREQRLGAREATALLQRVMAEIDVAVFALDAERRVKLVNHAGERMLGRSAERLIDAGVDEVGLALCMDADPAVSMPISIPGHPGRWEVRRSGFRLGGLPHTLLVLTDVSRSLRDEERMAWQRLMRVLGHEINNSLAPIKSIAGSLATLVARAWGQEDSRDDMRRGLEVVASRAESLGRFSSAYSRLAGLPPPRRRPILLASIVARVVNLERRLPVTLVEGPEVTIDADPDQIEQLLINLLKNAVEASIDSSGGVSLRWTRADGQVEVLVEDEGPGLAQTANLFVPFFTTKPGGSGIGLVLGRQIAEAHGGSLVLENRQDRTGGIARLRLPTIKTI, encoded by the coding sequence ATGAGCGATCCCGAGCCGCGGCGCCGCAGGCTCAAGTACGAACGTCGCATCCTGCTGATGACGATGGCCGGCGGAGCCCCATCGGTCGCGGTGGCTGTCCTGCTGATGTGGTCCGCCGGCGCCTCCGCCAGAGTGATCGTCACGGCGGCGCTCGCCCTCGGCCTCTGCTGGATCGGGTGTGCGTTCGCCGTCAGGCGGGCGGTGGTGTTTCCGCTCCAAACGCTGGCAAACCTGCTGGCGGGACTCCGGGAGGGTGACGCGTCGCATCGCGCGCGCGGAGCCGAGGCGGGCGACGCGCTCGGCGAAGTCATGATCGAGGCCAACGGCCTCTCCGCCGTGATCCGGGAACAGCGCCTCGGCGCGAGAGAAGCGACGGCGCTGCTGCAGCGGGTGATGGCCGAGATCGATGTGGCGGTCTTCGCGTTGGACGCGGAACGTCGCGTCAAGCTCGTCAACCATGCCGGCGAACGAATGCTGGGCCGTTCCGCAGAACGGCTGATCGACGCAGGCGTCGATGAGGTGGGACTCGCGTTGTGCATGGATGCCGACCCCGCGGTGTCGATGCCGATTTCAATTCCCGGCCACCCGGGTCGCTGGGAAGTGCGCCGAAGCGGCTTCAGACTGGGCGGTCTGCCGCACACGCTCCTCGTCCTCACCGACGTCAGCCGGTCGCTGCGCGACGAGGAGCGGATGGCGTGGCAGCGGTTGATGCGCGTGCTCGGTCACGAGATCAACAACTCGCTGGCGCCGATCAAGTCCATCGCCGGCAGCCTCGCGACGCTCGTCGCGCGCGCCTGGGGTCAGGAAGACTCGCGCGACGACATGAGGCGCGGCCTCGAAGTGGTGGCATCGCGCGCGGAATCGCTCGGGCGCTTCTCGTCCGCCTACTCACGCCTCGCCGGTCTGCCGCCTCCGCGCCGCCGGCCCATCCTCCTCGCCTCGATCGTCGCCCGCGTCGTCAACCTGGAGCGACGGCTTCCGGTGACACTGGTCGAAGGGCCCGAGGTGACGATCGATGCCGATCCCGATCAAATTGAACAGCTGCTCATCAACCTCCTGAAGAACGCGGTCGAGGCGTCCATCGATTCGTCGGGCGGTGTCAGCCTCAGATGGACGCGAGCCGATGGACAGGTCGAGGTGCTGGTCGAAGACGAAGGTCCGGGACTGGCCCAGACGGCCAATCTCTTTGTGCCGTTCTTCACAACGAAACCGGGCGGGTCGGGCATCGGTCTGGTGTTGGGCAGACAGATTGCGGAGGCGCACGGCGGGTCGCTGGTCCTCGAGAACCGGCAAGACCGGACCGGCGGCATCGCCCGCTTGCGTCTCCCCACGATCAAAACAATCTGA
- a CDS encoding sigma-54 dependent transcriptional regulator, translating to MLTPQDSPPRVLIADDVPDVLEALRLLLKGEKFQVVTATSPDAVIAQISDSDIDVVLMDLNYTRDTTSGQEGLDLLARIKAIDHTVPVVVMTAWGSVDLAVEAMRRGARDFLQKPWDNDRLLAVLQTQIELARALRRSVRLEAENEVLRAQPRPTLVTASPAMAPVVRTIERVGPSDANVLITGENGTGKTLVAQALHAASSRAGRAMVTVNVGGLPEGVFESELFGHVKGAFTDAKTDRVGRFELADGGTLFLDEIANLGMAQQVRLLRVLETGEFERVGSSRTRRVSVRIIAATNAELGDSVAAGSFRQDLLFRLNTVEIRVPPLRERREDLAALATLFLQQHARRYRKAVTSFDAGALQTLSEHHWPGNVRELDHAVERAVLMTPGPLIRAADLSLKPPKDGVTRLEEMSLEEVEAFLIKKTLARYDGNVSLAANTLGLSRSALYRRLQRYGL from the coding sequence ATGCTGACCCCGCAAGACTCGCCGCCCCGCGTACTGATTGCCGACGACGTACCCGACGTGCTGGAGGCGCTGCGCCTGCTTCTCAAGGGCGAGAAGTTCCAGGTCGTCACGGCCACGTCTCCCGATGCGGTGATTGCCCAGATTAGCGACAGTGACATCGACGTCGTGTTGATGGACCTGAACTACACCAGGGACACGACCTCTGGACAGGAAGGCCTCGATCTTCTTGCGCGGATCAAGGCGATTGATCACACCGTTCCCGTGGTCGTCATGACCGCCTGGGGCAGCGTCGATCTTGCCGTCGAGGCGATGCGCCGGGGGGCTCGGGATTTCCTGCAGAAGCCATGGGACAACGATCGCCTGCTGGCCGTGTTGCAGACGCAGATCGAGCTGGCGCGCGCCCTCAGGCGCAGCGTGCGGCTCGAGGCCGAAAACGAGGTGCTGCGGGCTCAGCCCCGGCCGACGCTGGTGACGGCCTCGCCCGCCATGGCGCCGGTCGTGCGGACGATCGAACGCGTGGGGCCGTCCGACGCCAACGTGCTCATCACCGGCGAAAACGGCACGGGCAAGACCCTGGTGGCCCAGGCGCTCCATGCAGCGTCCAGTCGCGCCGGGCGCGCGATGGTGACCGTCAATGTGGGCGGGCTGCCCGAAGGCGTGTTCGAATCGGAACTGTTCGGCCATGTGAAAGGCGCGTTCACCGACGCGAAGACCGATCGCGTGGGACGCTTCGAACTGGCCGACGGCGGGACGCTCTTTCTCGACGAGATCGCCAACCTCGGCATGGCGCAGCAGGTGAGGCTGCTCCGTGTGCTCGAAACGGGCGAGTTCGAACGCGTCGGCTCGTCGCGCACGCGGCGAGTCAGCGTGCGGATTATCGCGGCCACCAACGCGGAACTTGGCGACAGTGTCGCGGCGGGATCGTTTCGCCAGGACCTGCTGTTCAGATTGAACACGGTGGAAATTCGGGTGCCGCCGCTTCGAGAGCGGCGCGAAGACCTCGCTGCGCTGGCCACCCTGTTTCTGCAGCAGCACGCCCGCCGGTATCGGAAGGCCGTGACGAGCTTCGACGCCGGTGCCCTGCAGACGCTCTCTGAGCATCACTGGCCCGGCAACGTGCGGGAACTCGACCATGCGGTCGAACGGGCGGTCCTCATGACGCCGGGGCCGTTGATCCGGGCGGCCGACCTCAGCCTCAAGCCCCCGAAGGACGGCGTGACGCGCCTCGAGGAGATGAGCCTCGAGGAAGTCGAGGCCTTCCTGATCAAGAAGACCCTGGCCCGCTACGACGGCAACGTCAGCCTCGCGGCCAACACGCTTGGCCTCAGTCGCAGCGCGCTGTACCGACGGTTGCAACGCTACGGGCTATGA
- a CDS encoding ABC transporter ATP-binding protein, with the protein MSATAEPLIRLEGVTKAFYTDEVETHALSGVHLEIKRGEYVAIAGPSGCGKSTLLSILGLLDTPTAGTYTLNGHAVSELNLAQRARIRNREVGFIFQSFNLIGDLTVFENVELPLTYRGMAAAERKTRVTAALERVGMAHRARHLPSQLSGGQQQRVAVARALVGEPAILLADEPTGNLDSRNGEAVMELLTELHRGGATICMVTHDSRFARSADTTVHLFDGRVVDESVEATV; encoded by the coding sequence ATGAGTGCGACCGCAGAACCGCTGATCAGGCTGGAGGGCGTAACCAAGGCCTTCTATACGGACGAAGTCGAAACCCACGCGTTGTCGGGCGTCCACCTCGAGATCAAGCGGGGCGAGTATGTGGCCATCGCGGGACCGTCGGGCTGCGGCAAATCCACGCTGCTCTCGATTCTGGGCCTGCTCGATACTCCGACCGCTGGCACGTATACGCTCAACGGTCATGCGGTGTCCGAGCTGAACCTGGCGCAGCGGGCCCGCATCCGCAATCGCGAGGTGGGATTCATCTTCCAGAGCTTCAACCTGATTGGCGATCTCACGGTGTTCGAAAATGTTGAGCTGCCGCTGACGTACCGCGGCATGGCCGCCGCCGAACGGAAGACGCGCGTCACCGCCGCGCTGGAGCGGGTAGGGATGGCGCATCGCGCGCGTCACCTGCCGAGCCAGCTCTCTGGCGGTCAGCAGCAGCGTGTCGCAGTGGCTCGGGCCCTGGTTGGCGAGCCGGCGATCCTGCTGGCCGACGAGCCGACGGGCAACCTCGACTCGCGCAACGGCGAAGCCGTCATGGAATTGCTGACCGAGTTGCACCGCGGGGGCGCGACCATCTGCATGGTGACGCACGACTCGCGGTTTGCGCGCAGCGCCGACACGACGGTCCATCTGTTCGACGGGCGCGTCGTGGACGAGAGCGTCGAGGCGACCGTCTAG
- a CDS encoding HlyD family efflux transporter periplasmic adaptor subunit, whose amino-acid sequence MDIQRPASVARARRNRRISWAAVGLIAIASVTVVLARLKPAAPTVDRAAVLTDTVKRGPMVRNVRGLGTLVPEEIRWIPAETAGRVERILIRPGALVKSDTIVLELSNPSEAQALAELEGQKRATEAELTTLRARIDNELVSQQAMVVSIDSEFRQATLQATADAELAKEGLKSSLENKLSAMKAEALNSRVEAERKRLAQMQGSVDAQLAVQQAAVERMRTQVVLKQSQVNALKVRAGIAGVLQLVPVEVGQQMAPGANLARVANPSRLKAELKIPETQAKDVQIGLIASIDTRNGLITGRVVRIDPAVVGGTVTVDVSLEGELPKGARPDLSVDGTIEIERLANVLFTGRPALGQENSTITLFRIGPDGVTAERVKVTLGLAAVNTVEIRGGLKEGDVVVLSDTSAWDTADRIRLK is encoded by the coding sequence ATGGATATCCAACGCCCTGCATCCGTCGCCCGGGCCCGCCGCAACCGCCGCATCTCCTGGGCAGCGGTCGGCCTCATTGCGATAGCTTCGGTCACCGTGGTGCTAGCACGCCTGAAGCCGGCGGCACCCACCGTCGACCGGGCCGCGGTGTTGACCGACACGGTGAAGCGCGGCCCGATGGTCCGCAACGTCCGGGGTCTTGGCACACTGGTCCCCGAGGAAATCCGGTGGATCCCGGCCGAAACCGCGGGTCGCGTGGAACGGATTCTGATCCGGCCTGGCGCCCTGGTGAAGTCCGACACGATCGTCCTCGAGCTGAGCAACCCGTCGGAGGCGCAGGCGTTGGCCGAACTCGAAGGCCAGAAACGCGCAACCGAAGCCGAATTGACGACGTTGCGCGCCCGCATCGACAACGAACTGGTGTCGCAGCAGGCGATGGTGGTCTCGATCGACTCCGAGTTCCGGCAGGCGACGCTGCAGGCGACGGCCGACGCGGAACTGGCGAAAGAAGGACTCAAATCGAGTCTCGAGAACAAGCTCTCCGCGATGAAGGCCGAGGCGTTGAACTCGCGGGTCGAGGCGGAACGCAAGCGGCTGGCGCAGATGCAGGGGTCGGTGGACGCACAGCTCGCCGTGCAGCAGGCGGCGGTCGAACGCATGCGGACGCAGGTCGTGCTGAAGCAGTCCCAGGTGAACGCGTTGAAAGTGCGCGCGGGAATTGCCGGCGTGCTCCAACTCGTGCCTGTCGAGGTGGGGCAGCAGATGGCACCCGGCGCGAACCTCGCCCGCGTCGCCAATCCGAGCCGCCTGAAGGCCGAACTCAAGATCCCGGAGACGCAAGCGAAAGACGTGCAGATTGGCCTCATCGCGTCGATCGACACGCGCAACGGACTCATTACGGGTCGCGTAGTCAGAATCGACCCGGCTGTTGTCGGCGGAACCGTCACCGTGGACGTGTCGCTGGAGGGTGAGCTGCCGAAAGGCGCGCGGCCCGACTTGAGCGTGGACGGGACCATCGAGATCGAGCGGCTGGCCAACGTGCTCTTCACGGGTCGCCCCGCTCTGGGTCAGGAGAACAGCACCATCACGCTGTTCCGGATCGGCCCCGACGGCGTCACGGCCGAACGGGTCAAGGTCACGCTCGGGCTTGCGGCGGTCAACACCGTCGAGATTCGCGGCGGCCTGAAGGAAGGCGATGTGGTAGTGCTTTCCGATACGTCGGCCTGGGATACCGCCGATCGGATCAGGCTCAAATAG
- a CDS encoding SBBP repeat-containing protein has product MLRKTAAVLVGLFFAQGAALAQTGRPADSMAYTIGFSTYLSHIDQYGAAFDIVTDSKGYIYISGNTRDRNFPTTEGAFQRELKGEADAFVAKFTPEGTIVFATLIGGTKREHHTGLAVDKDGYIYLVGGTHSADFPVTAGAYDTSFNGEKDWGGDVYVTKINPSGSGLVFSTFIGGSAQETATGIAVDLQGNVVIAGATLSPDFPVTGGTISRRGAGQDAFLAKLSANGNRLLFSALIGGNDQDGITGVALDDHNNIYVSGYTASSDLPATANAIRKKVELAEKGGFENGMDLFLAKVNDSGTALLYLSYIGGGSYLSSDLIWTRPGRLMIYGSTNTKSLPLSDRAYFRESKGERDGFISIFNSNNMEVEYSTLFGGSQFDFVRSAFFLDEDRVVLSGETNSPDFPLTENALYSQYPVCDKTFNNTFFGKRRFFVSVVDIKKSRLVYSTFFGAGVRFQVFPDTHGNLGFIAEAGVREVPGTDFPVSSDAFRVPPTYIMLGRLVPKDISVRK; this is encoded by the coding sequence ATGTTGAGAAAGACTGCTGCTGTTCTCGTTGGACTCTTCTTTGCACAGGGAGCTGCGCTCGCTCAAACCGGTCGGCCGGCGGACAGCATGGCATACACCATTGGGTTCTCGACCTACCTTTCGCACATAGACCAATATGGTGCGGCCTTCGATATCGTGACCGATAGCAAGGGATACATCTACATCTCGGGGAACACGAGGGACAGGAACTTCCCCACCACCGAAGGAGCGTTCCAAAGAGAACTCAAGGGAGAGGCGGATGCCTTCGTGGCCAAGTTCACACCCGAGGGCACGATCGTATTCGCCACGTTGATTGGCGGCACGAAAAGGGAACATCACACTGGATTGGCCGTTGACAAGGATGGGTACATCTACCTGGTCGGAGGAACCCATTCCGCCGACTTCCCCGTCACCGCCGGGGCCTACGATACCAGTTTCAATGGAGAGAAGGACTGGGGTGGCGACGTCTATGTGACCAAGATCAACCCATCTGGAAGTGGCCTTGTCTTCTCGACCTTCATTGGTGGAAGTGCTCAGGAGACAGCAACGGGAATTGCCGTCGATCTCCAGGGCAACGTCGTCATTGCGGGAGCGACACTCTCGCCGGACTTCCCTGTCACAGGTGGAACCATCAGCAGAAGAGGCGCGGGTCAGGATGCGTTCCTCGCCAAGCTCAGCGCAAATGGCAACAGACTCCTGTTCTCTGCCCTGATCGGAGGCAATGACCAGGACGGCATCACCGGTGTGGCGCTCGACGACCACAACAACATCTACGTCTCAGGCTATACGGCGTCGAGCGATCTGCCGGCAACCGCTAATGCCATTCGAAAGAAGGTCGAACTGGCCGAGAAGGGCGGATTCGAGAACGGCATGGATCTGTTCCTCGCGAAAGTGAATGACAGCGGAACGGCTCTCCTCTACCTCAGCTATATCGGTGGAGGGAGCTATCTTTCAAGCGATCTCATCTGGACCAGGCCAGGTCGACTGATGATCTACGGCAGCACGAACACCAAGAGTCTTCCACTCTCAGATCGCGCGTATTTCAGGGAATCCAAGGGAGAGAGAGATGGCTTCATCTCGATCTTCAATTCCAACAACATGGAGGTGGAATACTCGACGCTGTTTGGAGGCAGTCAATTCGACTTCGTCAGGAGTGCGTTCTTCCTGGATGAGGATCGCGTCGTGCTCAGTGGAGAGACGAACTCGCCGGATTTCCCCCTCACCGAGAACGCCCTGTATTCCCAGTACCCGGTCTGCGACAAGACGTTCAACAACACGTTCTTTGGCAAGAGGAGGTTCTTCGTCTCTGTTGTTGACATCAAGAAGAGTCGACTCGTCTATTCGACCTTCTTCGGCGCGGGCGTGAGATTCCAGGTGTTCCCTGACACCCATGGAAACCTCGGCTTTATCGCAGAAGCTGGAGTGCGTGAAGTACCGGGGACGGACTTCCCCGTAAGCAGTGACGCTTTTCGAGTTCCGCCGACCTACATCATGCTCGGGAGATTGGTCCCGAAAGACATTTCCGTTCGGAAATAG
- a CDS encoding alpha/beta hydrolase-fold protein — protein sequence MVGRTVFLVFAALMLGQASTDAQSPSLPLPVRVDTLISAKVGEPREFWVSLPDRYNESTERYPVIYMMDGEHNFNSGVIGGVRQAAWSSEIPEFIIVGIKNTNRSKDIFPEEVSYPDGSKDGGRANQYLDFVRDELLPRVAKAYRTEDYRILYGTSNTGFTAVHALFRNPDLANAYIATSATLSVPSFRSARDNLVGSFKGGRRELILVMGEHDYPTVVSLNGALKETISIKAPAGLTCRLRVIENGEHVPPDALVEGLRALFQGWKITRPLTESNFAEIRAQVDGRLERFGVAGKIDEDALKSLGNSLLGEKKFAKALEVLAYRAASYPRSADGQVGLGDAYRQSGDLDKARECYTRAIAIAPGHAAAAARLKELK from the coding sequence ATGGTCGGTCGAACCGTATTCCTCGTCTTTGCCGCTCTGATGCTCGGTCAGGCTTCGACCGATGCGCAAAGCCCGTCTCTGCCCCTTCCCGTCCGCGTGGATACGCTGATATCCGCGAAGGTCGGCGAACCACGCGAGTTCTGGGTCTCGCTGCCCGATCGGTACAACGAGTCCACCGAAAGGTACCCCGTCATCTACATGATGGACGGCGAGCACAACTTCAACTCAGGGGTCATCGGCGGCGTCCGGCAGGCGGCTTGGTCGAGCGAGATTCCCGAGTTCATCATCGTCGGGATCAAGAACACCAATCGGTCGAAGGACATCTTTCCGGAAGAAGTCTCGTACCCGGACGGCAGCAAGGATGGGGGGCGCGCCAATCAGTACCTGGACTTCGTCCGCGACGAACTGCTTCCTCGCGTGGCAAAGGCCTACCGCACCGAGGACTATCGGATCCTCTACGGGACGTCGAATACCGGGTTCACCGCCGTGCATGCTCTCTTTCGAAATCCCGATCTCGCCAACGCGTACATCGCGACGAGCGCGACGCTCTCCGTGCCGTCGTTTCGATCCGCGCGGGACAACCTGGTAGGCAGCTTCAAGGGTGGCAGGCGCGAGTTGATTCTGGTGATGGGAGAGCACGACTACCCGACGGTGGTGAGCCTGAACGGCGCGCTCAAGGAGACGATCAGCATCAAAGCGCCTGCCGGACTCACCTGTCGACTCCGGGTCATCGAGAATGGCGAACACGTTCCTCCGGACGCGCTCGTCGAAGGGCTACGCGCATTGTTCCAGGGTTGGAAGATCACCCGCCCACTCACCGAGAGCAACTTCGCCGAAATCCGGGCCCAAGTGGACGGTCGTCTCGAGCGGTTCGGCGTTGCGGGCAAGATCGACGAAGACGCGCTCAAGAGCCTTGGCAACAGTCTGCTTGGCGAGAAGAAGTTCGCCAAAGCGCTTGAGGTCCTCGCGTATCGAGCCGCCAGCTATCCCCGTTCCGCCGATGGACAGGTCGGTCTTGGTGACGCGTATCGGCAGAGCGGCGACCTGGACAAGGCGCGCGAGTGCTACACGCGGGCGATTGCGATCGCGCCTGGCCATGCCGCGGCCGCAGCAAGGCTGAAGGAACTCAAGTAG
- a CDS encoding PadR family transcriptional regulator encodes MPKRGSAALEGELLQGTLDLLILKTLVLGPAHGHTIAHAIERRSDEVLQVEYGSLYPALHRLEDRRWIASFWGTSENNRRARYYRLTPIGRKHLVQREDRWDALVRAVNRIVKPATE; translated from the coding sequence ATGCCAAAACGAGGAAGTGCGGCGCTCGAAGGCGAGTTGCTGCAGGGGACGCTCGACCTGCTCATCCTGAAGACGCTCGTCCTCGGCCCCGCCCACGGCCACACCATCGCACATGCCATCGAACGCCGATCCGACGAGGTGCTGCAGGTCGAATACGGATCCCTCTACCCGGCCCTGCACCGCCTCGAGGACCGGCGATGGATCGCGTCCTTCTGGGGCACCTCGGAAAACAACCGTCGCGCGCGGTACTACCGCCTCACGCCGATTGGGCGTAAGCACCTCGTCCAGCGGGAAGACCGCTGGGATGCCCTCGTGCGGGCCGTCAACCGCATCGTCAAGCCCGCCACAGAGTGA
- a CDS encoding ABC transporter permease has product MSWTRFFRRSRWDEERARELEAHLEIETDEYIARGVAPDEARWAAQRKLGNVLRIREEIYEMNTLAVVDTVWQDLRYGARLLRRNPAFTAVALLSLMLGIGANTAIFQLLDAVRLRSLPVKEPSQLVEVRLAGTEPRPGNVTTRYAELTNPQWERLRADQRAFSSMLAWAPMRLNLASGGEIRYAQAIFVSGNFFEMLGVSAARGRLLATADDQRGCSSRAAVISHAFWQREYGGDPTIVGRPIRLENRALDIVGVAPAGFYGVEVGRMFDVAVPICAAGALGGDSGVLDDNFIWWLSTMGRLRPGWSVERATAYLQTISPTLFRETVSQRLDPEQIEAYRKFRLEAVPRGGGFSSLRTRYEAPLWLLLGLSALVLLVACANLANLLLARAGARAREMAVRLATGASRGRIVRQLLSESLLLAAIGTLLGAILARVVSASLVSFLSTGRDPLSVPIALDWRVLGFTAATAVATTILFGLAPALRATSAPLESVMRTSSRGLTASRGRFGWQRALVVAQVALSLVMVTVALLFTLSLRNLTGVDTGFSFDNLVVTDIDFGGLAVPADRRLRLQRELLDGVRSIPGVTSAAQVSMVPFGGWSARDEVRLEGRPQHQLPASMNDVSARYFETMRTPLVAGRDFDDRDASGSPTVVIVNQTFARRYLGGTSAIGQRIQMRTGPRQWSTAEIVGLVNDTTYVDLREPFQPIVYRAAAQERDPGSDLRVVLRSGLSLASVRSAVTKIAARHNPEITLSFRAFPTMVRETLLRDWLMATLSGFFGVLAMLLASIGLYGVMAYMVASRRSEIGIRLALGADRQSIIRMVMREAILLVAVGLGLGALLATMASRAAKAMLFGLTPTDPFALVAAAVTLATIGAAATIIPALRAGRLQPTSALRED; this is encoded by the coding sequence ATGAGTTGGACGCGCTTCTTCCGACGCAGCCGGTGGGACGAGGAACGGGCCCGGGAGCTCGAGGCGCACCTCGAGATCGAGACCGACGAGTACATCGCGCGCGGTGTGGCGCCAGACGAGGCCCGGTGGGCCGCGCAGCGCAAGCTGGGGAACGTGCTCCGAATCCGCGAGGAGATCTACGAAATGAACACGCTCGCCGTCGTCGACACCGTCTGGCAGGACCTCCGCTATGGGGCGAGGCTGCTGCGACGCAACCCCGCGTTCACCGCGGTGGCCCTTCTCTCGCTGATGCTGGGCATTGGCGCCAACACGGCGATCTTTCAGTTGCTCGACGCCGTGCGCCTCCGATCGCTCCCGGTCAAGGAACCCAGCCAGCTCGTCGAGGTGCGGCTTGCCGGCACCGAGCCACGCCCCGGCAACGTCACCACGCGATATGCCGAGCTGACCAACCCGCAGTGGGAGCGGCTCCGCGCCGACCAGCGCGCGTTCTCCAGCATGCTGGCGTGGGCTCCGATGCGTCTCAATCTCGCGTCGGGCGGCGAGATCAGATATGCACAGGCCATCTTCGTCAGCGGCAACTTCTTCGAGATGCTCGGCGTGTCGGCTGCCCGCGGCCGCCTCCTTGCGACCGCCGACGACCAGCGTGGCTGCAGCTCCCGTGCGGCGGTCATCAGCCACGCGTTCTGGCAGCGCGAGTACGGCGGCGACCCGACCATCGTCGGGCGGCCGATCAGGCTGGAGAACCGTGCGCTCGACATCGTGGGCGTCGCGCCCGCAGGCTTCTACGGCGTCGAGGTGGGTCGCATGTTCGACGTGGCGGTCCCGATCTGCGCGGCCGGGGCTCTCGGCGGCGACTCCGGCGTGCTCGATGACAACTTCATCTGGTGGCTCTCCACGATGGGACGCCTTCGGCCAGGCTGGTCGGTCGAACGGGCGACCGCTTACCTGCAGACGATCTCCCCGACCCTGTTCCGAGAGACGGTGTCGCAGCGCCTGGATCCGGAACAGATCGAGGCGTACCGGAAGTTCCGGTTGGAAGCCGTCCCGCGTGGCGGCGGTTTCTCCTCGTTGCGCACGCGGTACGAGGCACCGCTCTGGCTGCTCCTTGGGTTGTCCGCGCTGGTCCTGCTCGTGGCGTGCGCCAATCTCGCGAACCTGCTGCTGGCGAGGGCTGGCGCCCGCGCGCGTGAGATGGCCGTGCGCCTGGCAACCGGCGCGTCGCGGGGCCGCATCGTCCGCCAGTTGCTGTCCGAAAGCCTGTTGCTGGCCGCCATCGGCACCCTGCTGGGGGCCATCCTGGCGCGAGTCGTCAGCGCCTCGCTGGTCTCGTTCCTGAGCACCGGCCGCGATCCGCTGTCCGTGCCCATCGCCCTGGACTGGCGGGTCCTCGGGTTCACCGCGGCAACGGCGGTCGCGACGACGATCCTCTTCGGGTTGGCGCCGGCGCTGCGTGCGACATCGGCGCCGCTCGAGTCGGTCATGCGGACGAGCAGCCGGGGATTGACGGCGAGCCGCGGGCGGTTTGGGTGGCAGCGCGCGCTCGTCGTGGCACAGGTCGCCCTGTCGCTCGTGATGGTGACGGTCGCACTGCTCTTCACGCTCAGCCTGCGCAATCTGACCGGAGTGGACACCGGTTTCAGCTTCGACAACCTGGTGGTGACCGACATCGATTTCGGCGGCCTCGCGGTTCCTGCCGATCGTCGACTGCGACTGCAGCGCGAGCTGCTCGACGGCGTGCGATCGATTCCCGGCGTGACGTCGGCTGCTCAGGTGTCCATGGTGCCGTTCGGCGGGTGGAGCGCGCGCGACGAGGTGCGGCTGGAGGGACGCCCGCAGCATCAGCTCCCCGCCAGCATGAACGACGTCAGCGCGCGGTACTTCGAGACGATGCGAACACCGCTCGTCGCCGGCCGTGATTTCGACGATCGGGACGCCAGCGGATCTCCAACCGTCGTGATCGTCAATCAGACGTTCGCCCGGCGGTATCTCGGGGGCACGTCGGCCATCGGACAGCGGATCCAGATGCGGACCGGGCCACGGCAGTGGTCAACCGCGGAGATCGTCGGCCTGGTGAACGACACGACCTACGTCGACCTGAGGGAGCCATTTCAGCCGATTGTCTACAGGGCCGCCGCTCAGGAGCGCGACCCCGGCTCGGATCTTCGTGTCGTGCTGCGCTCGGGATTGTCGCTGGCCAGCGTCCGGTCCGCGGTGACGAAGATCGCCGCCAGGCACAATCCCGAGATCACGTTGAGCTTCCGCGCCTTTCCGACCATGGTGCGCGAGACACTCCTTCGGGATTGGCTGATGGCCACACTGTCGGGGTTCTTCGGCGTACTGGCCATGCTGCTGGCCAGCATCGGCCTCTACGGCGTGATGGCGTACATGGTGGCCAGTCGCCGAAGCGAGATTGGCATCCGCCTGGCGCTCGGAGCCGATCGGCAGTCCATCATCCGGATGGTGATGCGAGAGGCCATCCTGCTGGTGGCCGTCGGTCTGGGGCTCGGCGCGCTGCTGGCGACGATGGCGTCCAGGGCGGCGAAGGCGATGCTGTTCGGCCTCACGCCCACCGACCCTTTCGCGCTCGTCGCGGCAGCCGTCACGCTGGCGACGATAGGCGCGGCCGCGACGATCATTCCGGCGCTACGTGCGGGACGCCTGCAGCCCACGTCCGCGTTGCGGGAGGACTGA